CATGGACCGGCTGGTGCTGGTGACGGCGCGAGCGCATCCCCTCGCGGCACGGCGGAGCATCGGCTTCACCGAGACACTCGAGTACGACTTCATCGGACTGAGCGAGGACAGCGCGCTCCAACAATACCTGGCGGGGCACGCGGCGCGCGCCGGACGGCGGATGAGCTACCGGGTGCGCCTGCGCAGCTTCGACGCGATCTGCCGGATGGTCGAACGCGACGTGGGCATTGGAGTGATTCCAGAGACCGCGGCCGAGCGCTGTCAGCGCTCGATGGCGCTCCGGCGGCTCCGGTTGACGGATGCCTGGGCGACCCGCCAGCTCACCCTCTGCGTACGCCGATTCGCCGAGCTGCCAGCCTATGCCAGACAGTTGCTCGAGGCGCTCAGGGCCTGAGAATCCAAGGCCGGGCAACCGCCTCATTCCGTATTGAAACGTCGAGGGTCCGGCATTAGCAAGGGCGCGAACGTCGAACGTCAGGAACCCCCCCGTGAGCATCAAAGTTGGTGACAAGGCCCCCGATTTCACGTTGCCGAAGCAGGACGGTACCCCCGCGAACCTGAAGGAGCTGCTCCAGAAGTCGGCGGTGGTGCTCTACTTCTATCCGAAGGACGATACGCCGGGCTGCACCAAGGAGGCGTGCTCGTTCCGTGACTCGTACGAGGCCTTCAAGGACGCCGGAGCCGAGGTGGTGGGCATCAGCTCGCAATCGGCGGCCTCCCACGAGGCCTTCGCGGCGAAGTACCGGCTGCCGTTCACCCTGGTGAGCGACGAGGGCGGCAAGGTGCGGAGCCAGTACGGCGTTCCGAGCACGCTGGGGCTGCTGCCCGGGCGGGTGACGTACGTCATCGACCGCGACGGCACCGTCCGGCACGTCTTCAACTCGCAGCTCAACGCCACGCGCCACGTCACCGAGGCGCTGAACATCGTCAAGCAGCTCACCGGCAAGACGGCCAACTGAGCCGTCACGGGCTCACGGCCGGGGCCAGCCGAGCAGCACGGCCCCGAGCATCACCAGGCCCGCCCCCACGAGCTGACGCCGTCCCATCCGTTCACCCTGGAGCGCTCCGAGCCCCAGGGCGAACGCGATGGACGTATTGCGCAACGTGAGCACGGCCCCGGTCCCACCGTGCACGAGCGCCATGAGCAGCAGAGAGAAGGACAGCGTGCAGAGCACCCCGGCGGTCACGAGCAGCAGGGGCCGGGTCATCACCTTGCGGAACAATGCGCCCCAGCCCGCCTCCTCCCGGCGGCGCTGAAGGACGAGCAGCGGAAGGGCCACGCCGAGGGACAGGGTGAACAGGGCCGGAGGCGGCACCCCCTCGCCCAGGGCGCGCTTGTAGCTGAGGTTGAACCCGGCGATGCACGCGGCGCTCGCGAGGGCCCAGAGCACGCCCTCGCCCACCGTGCCCCGAGGCCGCTCGAGGTTCATCCCCGCCATGCCCAGGGCCACGGCGGCGGCGCCCGCCACGGACGCCGGGGTGAGACGCTCGCCCAGCCACAGCACGGACGCGGGCCAGACGAGCAGCAGCGCGCCACCGCGGGCCACGGTGTACGCGAGCCCCAGGGGCGCACGGCGCAGCGAGCGCGCGAGCGTGACCAGGTAGCCGCTCTCCAGCACTCCGGCCACCAGCGACCAGAGCAGGGCCCATGGGGTGGGGAACGCCGTGCCCTCCAGGCCGAGCGCCCACAGCCCTCCGCACCCCACGGTGACGGCGATGACGCCCACCACGGCGGATTCGGGGTCCTCGTGACGCTTGAGGAGCGCGTTCCACAGCGCGTGGAAGAAAGCGGACGACAGCACCAGCACCAGCGCGGCGGAGTTCACCGGGCCTCCGAGAAACGGGATGATGAGCCCTCGAACACGGGGACTCAAGAGCACTCGATAAATCCGGGAGGTGGCAAGCTCAGGCGGCCAGCCCACGTCGTCGGCGAGGCGACTCACCCGCGAATCGACGAAAGACGCGGCGGAAAGCCGCGGCGTCGGCGTAGCCCACCTGCGCGGCGATTTCGTCGACCGATGCGTGCGTCGTCTCGAGCAGATGTGCCGCGCGACTCACGCGGATGCGTTGCACGAGCGCGTGCGGCGTCATTCCGAGGCTCGCGTGGACTCGGCGAGCGAGCGTCCGTGGAGACACCGCGGCCACGCGAGCGAGCTCGTCGAGAGACAGCTGACGGTCGATGTTTTGCACGATGAAACGTTCGACCGCTCGCAGCCCGGGGTCGGACACGCGGAGATGCTCCATCACCATATAGCGGGCCTGGGAGGGCCGCTCGTCGAGGACGAGGTAGCGCGTCACGAGATGCGCCACGGAAGGCCCCGTCAGCCGTGCGACGAGCGCGAGCATGAGATCCGCGTGAGCCAGCGCGGAGCCGGCGGTGAGGATTTCCCCGGCGTCGACCACCATGGACTCGGCCGAGAGCGACACCCTGGGAAACATCCGAGCGAACTGCGGGGCGAGCCACCACGTCGTCGTCGCGGTCCGCCCCTCGAGGAGGCCCGACGCAGCAAGCACGAACGTGGCCGAGCACGACGCGGCGAGCATCACGCCCTTGGCAGCTGCCTTCGCGAGGAGGTCCGCGGCGCGTTGTGTGTCCTTTCGGGCCAACAACTTATCGACGGTTCGCCCACTGGCCGCGAACATCCCCGGCAAGACGACGACATCCCCCTTGCGGAGCCCGCGAAGGCTGAACGCGCCGTCCACCGCGACCGTCCGCCCGGCGGCGGAACGCACCGACCGGCCGTCGAGTGACACCACACGCTGGCGCAGCACCCTCGTCCCAGGATGCAACAGCGTGCGCCCGGCGTCGATGAGCTCCGCCGCCGTGCCGACGACGTCGAGCCCCACGCCGAGCGCGCTGTCGGCCACACCCTCGAGGACCATGTGCACGAACATGTGGCAAGGATAGACCGAACATTGTCGTTACCGCCACTGGCCGGAGCGCCTCGGTCCTTGCAAAAAGGAGCTCATGAACATCCGACAATCCGTCGCACTCGTCACAGGCGCCAATCGCGGCCTCGGTCTCAGCCTCACGAAAGCGCTGCTCGCTCGCGGCGCCAAGAAGGTCTACGCAGCGGCTCGCACCCCCGCCTCGAGCTCCATGGACGGCGTCGTGCCGGTGGTTCTCGACGTCACGAAGCCAGACACCATTGCGGCCGCGGCTCGTGAGCTCGGCGACGTCACGCTTCTCGTGAACAACGCTGGCATCATCCGCGCGCGGGGGCTCCTCGCTGGAGGCATCGTTGCGACCGCACGCGAAGAGCTCGAGACGAACTACCTCGGACTCCTCGCTGTGAGCGAGGCCTTCGCTCCCGTGCTCGCGAAGAACGGTGGCGGCGCGATCCTCAACGTCTTGTCGGTGCTCAGCTGGTTGGCACCGCCGGGTTCGACGACCTACGGCGCCTCGAAGGCCGCGGCCTGGGCGCTGACCAATGGGCTGCGTGCGGAGCTTGGCTCGCAAGGCACCCAGGTGACCGCCGTGCATGTCGGCTATATCGACACGGATATGGTGCGCGGGCTCGACGTGCCGAAGGTGCCGGCCGAGGAGGTCGCACGACTGGCGCTCGATGGTGTGGAGGCCGGGGCCGACGAGGTGCTCGTCGATCAGCTCACCAGGACGGTGAAAGACGGCCTGTCGCGTGGGCTGTATCTCCGCTCCCCCTCGGCCCCCAGGGGATGAGGAAATCCATCATTGGTATCGCGCAACGCTTACGGGCTGAAAGGACACGAAATATGACGACGAAGAATGGGCAACTGACTGCTCCGAACCTGACCATCGAAGCGGCGAACGGCGTGAGGTATGCCTATCGGCGCTTCGGCAAGACCGACGGCTCGGCGACGCCGCTCGTGTGCTTCGTTCACTATCGCGCCAATCTCGACAACTGGGACCCGGCGCTCGTCGATGCGCTCGCTGCTGAGCGCGAGGTCATCCTGATGGACAACGTCGGCGTCGCCGGCTCGAGCGGCAAGACGCCTGACACGGTCGCTGAGATGGCCCATGGCGCAATCGCCTTCGTCGATGCGCTCAAGCTCGCGCGCTTTGACATCCTGGGCTTTTCGCTCGGTGGCTTCGTGGCGCAGGAGTTTGCATTGATGAGGCCGCATCAAGTACGCCGCCTGGTTCTCGCCGGAACGGGCCCCCAAGGCGGCGAGGGCATGCACATGTACGTGCCAGAAGTGCTCGAGATTGCGCTCCGCGAGACGATCGACGCGGAGGCGATGCTGACCATCTTCTTCGAGAAGTCGGAGTCGAGTCGCGCGAAGGGCCGCGAGTTCATCCAACGCCTCCGCCTGCGGCAGACCCATCGAGACGTCCCTGTCACCAGGGATACCGCCAACGCGCATATCACCGCGATCTCGACTTGGGGTATCCCGGACGCGTCGAAGCTCTCGCGCCTCGCGGCGATCAAGCAGCCGACGCTGGTCGCCAACGGGGACAACGACATCATGGTACCAACGGCCAACTCCTACCTGATGGCCAGGCATCTTCCGAATGCGCAGCTGCGAATCTACCCGGACGCTGGGCACGCATTCTTGTTCCAATATCCGGAAGAGTTCGCCGCTGACGTGAACCGCTTCCTCGGTCGCTAGCCAGACTGCAATCTCAGGAGCGCAACATGAGCGAGAAAAGCACCATCATTTTCGAAAAATCAACGCCGAAGATCGCCACCATCACCTTCGCGAATCCGCCCGTGAATGTGATCGCGCCGGAGACCGTGACACGACTGCACGAGCTCCTCCATGAGCTCGAGAATGACGTTCGAGTTCAGGTTGTCATCTTCACGAGCAACATCAGCGGATTCTTCTTCAATCACTTCGATCTCCGGCAAGCCGACAAGTTTCCGTTCATCCCAGGCCCAGACTCCGTCCCCATGTGGGTCGACCTGGTCATTCGCCTTTCGAAGGCACCCTTCTTGAGCATCGCGAAGATCCGCGGACGAACGCGCGGAGGGGGCAACGAGCTCGCTCTGGCGTGCGACTTGCGCTACGCGAGCCGCGAGCACGCCATCTTCGGGCAGCCGGAAGTCGGCACCGGCATCCTGCCAGGTGGTGGTGGCAGCGAACGTCTGCCACGCCTCATCGGGCGTGACCGCGGCCTCGAGGCGATTGTCACCAGCCAGGACTACGATGCTGAGCTTGCCGAGCGATACGGCTGGGTCACGCGAACCTTGCCCGACGCCGAGCTCGATGGATTCGTGGAAAGGCTCGCGACCCGCGTCGCTTCCTTCGACAAGGCCGTCGTGGCTGCCGCCAAGGCTCAAGTCAACCGGGCGTCACTGCCTCCGGACGCTGATTTCGCCACGGCATATGCGGAGTACACGCGCTCGCTGGCGGGACCGGGCTTCCAGGCCAGCTTTGCGCGGCTTGGTAAGCAGTTCGCCGAGAAAGGCCTCGAGGTCGAGCATCGGCTCGGCGAGTACCTCGGCATCGCCAACGCGCATCCCTGACACGCCTCCAACCATCCGGGCCCACCTGCGCGGGCAAATGCCCAGGTGGCCCATCCGGGACACCAAACCTCCTGCGACACGCCCGCCCGCTCGCCCACCTCGAAACATGTATTCGAGATGCACGATTTGCGCGCGCCGGCCCCCCTGAACGCACCGCTTGCGCACACGGCGCGTGCGAGCCCGAGGGGAGAAGCCTGGAACGGGGTTTGCTCTGGGAGTCGCCAACCTGCTGACACCCTCCTTTCAGGAAGCCCGGTCATGCGACACCGCAAACTCTGGTTCGGCCTAGGCGCCGTCGTCCTCGTCTCCTTCCTGGTCCTGGGGGGCCAGGGAGTGCGCATCTCGCGCACGCTCCCGCCCATCCCCGAGAAGGTGATGACGCCCGAGGGCACGGTGCTGCTCACGGGCGAGTCCATCATGCGCGGGCAGAACGTGTGGCAGTCCATCGGAGGCCAGCAGGTGGGCTCGGTGTGGGGCCACGGGGCGTACGTGGCGCCGGACTGGAGCGCGGACTGGCTGCACCGCGAGGCCACCTTCGTGCTGGACACCTGGGCACGCGAGGAGGGCCTCACCTCCTATGCGGAGGCTCCGGCCGAGCGGCAGGCGGCGCTGCGCACCCGGCTCACCGCGCAGATGCGCACCAACACGTATGACGCCCAGACGGGCTCGGTGACGCTGTCCCCGGTGCGCGCCGAGGCGATGCGGGCCAACGCCGCGCACTACGCGGACGTCTTCTCCAAGGGCCGCGCGGCCTATGCCATCCCCGAGGGCGCCCTCACGAACCCGGAGAAGCTGAAGGACCTGGGGGCGTTCTTCTGGTGGACGAGCTGGGTGGCGTCGACGACCCGGCCCGGCGACACCGTCACCTATACGCAGAACTGGCCGCACGAGCCGCTGGTGGGCAACCAGCCCGCCGCGGGCGTGACGCTGTGGAGCATGGCGTCCGTGGTGCTGCTGCTGGCCGGGGTGGGCGCGCTCCTGTGGTACCTGAGCGGGAAGAAGGAGGACGAGGAGCCTGTGCCGCCCGAGAAGGATCCGTTCTCCGGGCTCCAGCTCACGCCGAGCCAGCGAGCCACGGGCAAGTACTTCCTGGTGGTGGTGGCGCTCTTCCTGGCGCAGGTGGGGCTGGGCGGGGTGACGGCGCACTTCGGGGTGGAGGGAGCAGGCTTCTACGGCGTGCCGTTGGCGAAGTACCTGCCGTACGCGGTGACGCGCAGCTGGCACACGCAGCTGGGCATCTTCTGGATAGCGACGGCGTGGCTGGCCACGGGCCTCTTCGTGGGCCCGGCGGTGAGCGGCGTGGAGCCGAAGTATCAGCGGGCGGGGGTGAACTTCCTCTTCGTGTGCCTGCTCATCATCGTAGTGGGGGCGCTGTTCGGACAGTGGGCCTCGGTGCAACAGCGCATGGGCAATGGGGACTACTGGTACTGGTTCGGCCACCAGGGCTGGGAGTACGTGGACCTGGGCCGCTTCTGGCAGATCTTCCTCTTCGTGGGCCTCTTCGTGTGGCTGTTCCTCACGGCGCGGTCGGTGTGGCCGGCGCTGAAGAAGCCCTCCGAGGGCCGGCCGCTGCTGGTGCTCTTCGTCATCTCGTCGATGGCCATCGCCTCCTTCTACGGAGCGGGGCTGATGTACGGGCAGCGCAGCCACATGGGCATGGTGGAGTACTGGCGCTGGTGGGTGGTGCACCTGTGGGTGGAGGGCTTCTTCGAGGTCTTCGCCACGGTGGTGATGACGTTCCTGTTCACCAGGCTGGGGGTGCTGTCGGCGCGCACGGCGGTACCGGCGGTGCTCTTCACCACGGTGCTCTTCCTGGCGGGAGGAATCATCGGCACGTTCCACCACCTGTACTTCTCGGGGACGCCGGCGGCGGCGATGGCGCTGGGGGCGACGTTCAGCGCGCTGGAGGTGGTGCCGCTGGTGCTGGTGGGCCGCGAGGTGTGGAGTCACATCCGGCTGTCGCGACTGCAGGGGTGGATGCAGCA
This is a stretch of genomic DNA from Archangium violaceum. It encodes these proteins:
- a CDS encoding SDR family oxidoreductase; protein product: MNIRQSVALVTGANRGLGLSLTKALLARGAKKVYAAARTPASSSMDGVVPVVLDVTKPDTIAAAARELGDVTLLVNNAGIIRARGLLAGGIVATAREELETNYLGLLAVSEAFAPVLAKNGGGAILNVLSVLSWLAPPGSTTYGASKAAAWALTNGLRAELGSQGTQVTAVHVGYIDTDMVRGLDVPKVPAEEVARLALDGVEAGADEVLVDQLTRTVKDGLSRGLYLRSPSAPRG
- a CDS encoding nitric-oxide reductase large subunit: MRHRKLWFGLGAVVLVSFLVLGGQGVRISRTLPPIPEKVMTPEGTVLLTGESIMRGQNVWQSIGGQQVGSVWGHGAYVAPDWSADWLHREATFVLDTWAREEGLTSYAEAPAERQAALRTRLTAQMRTNTYDAQTGSVTLSPVRAEAMRANAAHYADVFSKGRAAYAIPEGALTNPEKLKDLGAFFWWTSWVASTTRPGDTVTYTQNWPHEPLVGNQPAAGVTLWSMASVVLLLAGVGALLWYLSGKKEDEEPVPPEKDPFSGLQLTPSQRATGKYFLVVVALFLAQVGLGGVTAHFGVEGAGFYGVPLAKYLPYAVTRSWHTQLGIFWIATAWLATGLFVGPAVSGVEPKYQRAGVNFLFVCLLIIVVGALFGQWASVQQRMGNGDYWYWFGHQGWEYVDLGRFWQIFLFVGLFVWLFLTARSVWPALKKPSEGRPLLVLFVISSMAIASFYGAGLMYGQRSHMGMVEYWRWWVVHLWVEGFFEVFATVVMTFLFTRLGVLSARTAVPAVLFTTVLFLAGGIIGTFHHLYFSGTPAAAMALGATFSALEVVPLVLVGREVWSHIRLSRLQGWMQQYRWPILFFIGVAFWNLVGAGLFGFLINPPIALYYMQGLNLTPLHGHTALFGVYGMLGIALMLFSLRMMQPEARWKTRPLAWAFWSINAGLVLMVVLSLLPIGVLQTKAAIEQGTWWARSAEFLQTPLMDTLRWLRVPGDVLFAVGALLLAWFIVGLKTGWSLERAEAPRPQSEPERLGAAAPAHAILRRR
- a CDS encoding enoyl-CoA hydratase/isomerase family protein; amino-acid sequence: MSEKSTIIFEKSTPKIATITFANPPVNVIAPETVTRLHELLHELENDVRVQVVIFTSNISGFFFNHFDLRQADKFPFIPGPDSVPMWVDLVIRLSKAPFLSIAKIRGRTRGGGNELALACDLRYASREHAIFGQPEVGTGILPGGGGSERLPRLIGRDRGLEAIVTSQDYDAELAERYGWVTRTLPDAELDGFVERLATRVASFDKAVVAAAKAQVNRASLPPDADFATAYAEYTRSLAGPGFQASFARLGKQFAEKGLEVEHRLGEYLGIANAHP
- a CDS encoding alpha/beta fold hydrolase, translating into MTTKNGQLTAPNLTIEAANGVRYAYRRFGKTDGSATPLVCFVHYRANLDNWDPALVDALAAEREVILMDNVGVAGSSGKTPDTVAEMAHGAIAFVDALKLARFDILGFSLGGFVAQEFALMRPHQVRRLVLAGTGPQGGEGMHMYVPEVLEIALRETIDAEAMLTIFFEKSESSRAKGREFIQRLRLRQTHRDVPVTRDTANAHITAISTWGIPDASKLSRLAAIKQPTLVANGDNDIMVPTANSYLMARHLPNAQLRIYPDAGHAFLFQYPEEFAADVNRFLGR
- a CDS encoding DMT family transporter; protein product: MSPRVRGLIIPFLGGPVNSAALVLVLSSAFFHALWNALLKRHEDPESAVVGVIAVTVGCGGLWALGLEGTAFPTPWALLWSLVAGVLESGYLVTLARSLRRAPLGLAYTVARGGALLLVWPASVLWLGERLTPASVAGAAAVALGMAGMNLERPRGTVGEGVLWALASAACIAGFNLSYKRALGEGVPPPALFTLSLGVALPLLVLQRRREEAGWGALFRKVMTRPLLLVTAGVLCTLSFSLLLMALVHGGTGAVLTLRNTSIAFALGLGALQGERMGRRQLVGAGLVMLGAVLLGWPRP
- a CDS encoding GlxA family transcriptional regulator, which translates into the protein MFVHMVLEGVADSALGVGLDVVGTAAELIDAGRTLLHPGTRVLRQRVVSLDGRSVRSAAGRTVAVDGAFSLRGLRKGDVVVLPGMFAASGRTVDKLLARKDTQRAADLLAKAAAKGVMLAASCSATFVLAASGLLEGRTATTTWWLAPQFARMFPRVSLSAESMVVDAGEILTAGSALAHADLMLALVARLTGPSVAHLVTRYLVLDERPSQARYMVMEHLRVSDPGLRAVERFIVQNIDRQLSLDELARVAAVSPRTLARRVHASLGMTPHALVQRIRVSRAAHLLETTHASVDEIAAQVGYADAAAFRRVFRRFAGESPRRRRGLAA
- a CDS encoding peroxiredoxin: MSIKVGDKAPDFTLPKQDGTPANLKELLQKSAVVLYFYPKDDTPGCTKEACSFRDSYEAFKDAGAEVVGISSQSAASHEAFAAKYRLPFTLVSDEGGKVRSQYGVPSTLGLLPGRVTYVIDRDGTVRHVFNSQLNATRHVTEALNIVKQLTGKTAN